Proteins from one Nicotiana tabacum cultivar K326 chromosome 23, ASM71507v2, whole genome shotgun sequence genomic window:
- the LOC107764281 gene encoding uncharacterized protein LOC107764281 isoform X2: MAGTASSPALSNHSADSAPSPASAPAATTVTAAVVSSHPTINASKNLRGLNKPKCIKCGNVARSRCPFQSCKSCCAKAQNPCHIHVLKGGSTLPDKLPSSGSPVVDQQSTEASHSGSHRGAASLRQLSTNFAQFNNLQTPLRSRKPLTRKDAQLINEWRFMKLKEYRDSNIAAENEAFDRYMQNVGLLEEVFAVNSAEDERNEDGSTEDDNEATINRLKLQLRSDPTRIENTRKRMQYIVDQGLRKLRKLESGDNATDLSDLDALGKKKKAKSAEAEWVVSFTDLIDKLNKARNEEDLKACWEMKSQLFNQNKKEKQAESDNAEASIEQSSEASVLPTMPSGYSPPKWFSTSTIDDEELRRLNAQFDSLEDIEEL; encoded by the exons ATGGCTGGTACTGCTTCGTCGCCTGCCCTAAGTAACCACAGCGCCGACAGCGCTCCCTCACCGGCGTCCGCTCCCGCCGCGACCACCGTAACCGCTGCTGTCGTGTCCAGCCATCCGACCATAAACGCGTCGAAGAATCTTCGAGGGCTTAATAAACCTAAGTGCATAAAGTGCGGCAATGTTGCTCGCTCAAG GTGTCCGTTCCAGTCATGCAAAAGCTGCTGTGCGAAAGCGCAAAATCCCTGTCATATACATG TTCTGAAAGGTGGTTCAACTCTTCCAGATAAGTTACCATCTTCTGGGTCCCCTGTGGTAGACCAGCAGTCCACTGAAGCATCTCACTCTGG CTCGCACAGAGGAGCTGCTTCACTTCGTCAACTCTCCACCAATTTTGCACAGTTCAATAATTTGCAGACCCCACTAAGATCGAGGAAGCCACTGACCAGAAAG GATGCCCAACTCATTAACGAGTGGAGGTTTATGAAGTTAAAGGAATACAGGGACAGTAATATTGCAGCTGAAAATGAAGCTTTTGATCGCTACATGCAGAATGTTGGTCTATTAGAGGAGGTTTTTGCAGTGAATTCTGCAGAGGATGAGAGGAATGAGGATGGTTCAACAGAAGATGATAATGAGGCAACGATAAACCGGTTGAAGTTACAGCTTAGATCAGATCCAACTAGAATAGAGAATACCAGGAAGAGGATGCAATATATTGTTGATCAGGGATTGAGGAAGCTTAGGAAGTTGGAGTCAGGTGACAATGCTACTGACCTTAGTGATCTGGATGCACTTGGCAAAAAGAAAAAGGCCAAGAGCGCTGAAGCTGAGTGGGTTGTGTCATTCACTGATCTTATCGATAAGTTGAATAAAGCTCGAAATGAGGAAGACCTTAAAGCTTGCTGGGAGATGAAGTCCCAACTGtttaaccaaaataaaaaagaaaagcaagCAGAGTCTGATAATGCAGAGGCATCAATTGAGCAGAGTTCAGAAGCTAGTGTCCTGCCAACAATGCCATCGGGTTATTCTCCACCTAAGTGGTTCAGCACATCCACCATTGATGATGAAGAACTTCGTCGACTTAATGCACAGTTTGATTCACTTGAGGATATAGAAGAATTGTAA
- the LOC107764281 gene encoding uncharacterized protein LOC107764281 isoform X1 encodes MAGTASSPALSNHSADSAPSPASAPAATTVTAAVVSSHPTINASKNLRGLNKPKCIKCGNVARSRCPFQSCKSCCAKAQNPCHIHVLKGGSTLPDKLPSSGSPVVDQQSTEASHSGSSHRGAASLRQLSTNFAQFNNLQTPLRSRKPLTRKDAQLINEWRFMKLKEYRDSNIAAENEAFDRYMQNVGLLEEVFAVNSAEDERNEDGSTEDDNEATINRLKLQLRSDPTRIENTRKRMQYIVDQGLRKLRKLESGDNATDLSDLDALGKKKKAKSAEAEWVVSFTDLIDKLNKARNEEDLKACWEMKSQLFNQNKKEKQAESDNAEASIEQSSEASVLPTMPSGYSPPKWFSTSTIDDEELRRLNAQFDSLEDIEEL; translated from the exons ATGGCTGGTACTGCTTCGTCGCCTGCCCTAAGTAACCACAGCGCCGACAGCGCTCCCTCACCGGCGTCCGCTCCCGCCGCGACCACCGTAACCGCTGCTGTCGTGTCCAGCCATCCGACCATAAACGCGTCGAAGAATCTTCGAGGGCTTAATAAACCTAAGTGCATAAAGTGCGGCAATGTTGCTCGCTCAAG GTGTCCGTTCCAGTCATGCAAAAGCTGCTGTGCGAAAGCGCAAAATCCCTGTCATATACATG TTCTGAAAGGTGGTTCAACTCTTCCAGATAAGTTACCATCTTCTGGGTCCCCTGTGGTAGACCAGCAGTCCACTGAAGCATCTCACTCTGG GAGCTCGCACAGAGGAGCTGCTTCACTTCGTCAACTCTCCACCAATTTTGCACAGTTCAATAATTTGCAGACCCCACTAAGATCGAGGAAGCCACTGACCAGAAAG GATGCCCAACTCATTAACGAGTGGAGGTTTATGAAGTTAAAGGAATACAGGGACAGTAATATTGCAGCTGAAAATGAAGCTTTTGATCGCTACATGCAGAATGTTGGTCTATTAGAGGAGGTTTTTGCAGTGAATTCTGCAGAGGATGAGAGGAATGAGGATGGTTCAACAGAAGATGATAATGAGGCAACGATAAACCGGTTGAAGTTACAGCTTAGATCAGATCCAACTAGAATAGAGAATACCAGGAAGAGGATGCAATATATTGTTGATCAGGGATTGAGGAAGCTTAGGAAGTTGGAGTCAGGTGACAATGCTACTGACCTTAGTGATCTGGATGCACTTGGCAAAAAGAAAAAGGCCAAGAGCGCTGAAGCTGAGTGGGTTGTGTCATTCACTGATCTTATCGATAAGTTGAATAAAGCTCGAAATGAGGAAGACCTTAAAGCTTGCTGGGAGATGAAGTCCCAACTGtttaaccaaaataaaaaagaaaagcaagCAGAGTCTGATAATGCAGAGGCATCAATTGAGCAGAGTTCAGAAGCTAGTGTCCTGCCAACAATGCCATCGGGTTATTCTCCACCTAAGTGGTTCAGCACATCCACCATTGATGATGAAGAACTTCGTCGACTTAATGCACAGTTTGATTCACTTGAGGATATAGAAGAATTGTAA